In Tolypothrix sp. NIES-4075, the following proteins share a genomic window:
- a CDS encoding cation:proton antiporter, which translates to MQFLGAINFSLPLLASATETADSSMVLAAVLLSLVVIYLASKVGGELSNRFGLPPVLGELLSGVVVGVSVLHLLVFSSGGTDSSNLIISFLQSTAGLSPDAAAGVFAAQSEVISVLAELGVIILLFEIGLESNLKDLMAVGIQASVVAVVGVVVPFTAGTVGLMTLFGIDALPAIFAGAALTATSIGITSKVLSELGRLNSREGQIILGAAVIDDVLGIIVLAVVASLAKDGAVDVSKVVYLIISASGFLLGAIALGNFFNKSFVAIADKLKTRGELVIPAFIFAFVMAYLAAAIQLEAILGAFAAGLVLEETDKRKELQKQICPIADMLVPIFFVTVGAKTDLGVLNPAIPSNREGLIIATFLILVAIFGKVITGFVVFGQPGINRLAIGVGMIPRGEVGLVFLGIGSSIGILSKPLEAAIIMMVILTTFLAPPLLRIVFPDLEAVGVASELILNTSGTPLAIESPTAINSKSNDAANPEATPDGH; encoded by the coding sequence ATGCAGTTTTTAGGTGCAATTAACTTCTCTTTGCCTCTGCTGGCAAGTGCAACAGAAACAGCAGACAGTTCAATGGTACTAGCAGCCGTCCTGCTAAGTTTAGTAGTGATTTACCTTGCCAGCAAAGTTGGTGGGGAGTTATCCAACCGATTTGGTTTACCACCTGTGTTGGGTGAACTCCTCAGCGGTGTGGTAGTCGGTGTGTCTGTTCTACATCTGTTGGTGTTTTCTTCTGGTGGTACAGACAGTTCTAATTTGATTATTAGCTTTCTCCAAAGCACTGCCGGTTTAAGTCCAGATGCTGCTGCTGGGGTATTTGCAGCGCAGTCAGAGGTAATTTCGGTTTTGGCAGAACTCGGTGTGATTATCCTGCTGTTTGAAATTGGCTTGGAGTCGAATTTAAAAGACTTGATGGCAGTGGGTATCCAAGCGAGTGTTGTGGCAGTGGTGGGGGTTGTAGTACCCTTTACTGCTGGCACCGTCGGATTGATGACTTTGTTCGGTATCGATGCCTTACCAGCGATTTTTGCTGGGGCAGCTTTGACTGCGACGAGTATTGGTATTACTTCTAAGGTATTGTCAGAATTGGGGCGGCTCAATTCTAGAGAAGGGCAGATTATTCTCGGTGCTGCGGTGATTGACGACGTACTGGGAATTATCGTTTTAGCGGTAGTTGCTAGCCTAGCGAAAGATGGTGCAGTAGATGTAAGCAAAGTTGTTTATTTGATTATCAGCGCTAGTGGTTTTCTGTTGGGCGCGATCGCTCTGGGTAATTTTTTCAATAAATCTTTTGTGGCGATCGCTGATAAACTCAAAACACGCGGCGAATTGGTGATACCTGCCTTCATCTTCGCTTTTGTCATGGCATATCTTGCCGCTGCTATTCAACTAGAAGCGATTTTGGGAGCTTTTGCGGCTGGTTTAGTCTTGGAAGAGACTGATAAGCGCAAAGAACTGCAAAAGCAAATCTGTCCGATTGCTGATATGCTGGTGCCAATTTTCTTTGTTACTGTTGGCGCAAAAACCGATTTAGGAGTCTTAAACCCAGCAATTCCCAGCAACCGCGAAGGTTTAATTATTGCAACTTTCCTGATTTTAGTCGCCATTTTCGGTAAAGTAATCACAGGCTTTGTAGTGTTTGGTCAACCGGGTATTAACCGCTTGGCAATTGGTGTGGGAATGATTCCCAGAGGCGAGGTAGGCTTAGTGTTTCTTGGTATTGGCTCTTCTATCGGTATTCTCTCCAAACCACTGGAAGCAGCAATTATCATGATGGTTATTCTTACTACCTTTTTAGCTCCTCCTCTGTTACGAATTGTATTTCCCGATTTAGAAGCGGTGGGTGTTGCCAGCGAACTGATTTTAAACACTTCTGGTACACCGTTGGCAATCGAATCACCAACTGCGATCAATTCAAAGTCAAATGATGCCGCAAATCCAGAAGCAACTCCAGATGGGCATTAA
- a CDS encoding EVE domain-containing protein — translation MAYWLLKTEPDNYSYFDLQKDGNTVWDGVNNPLALKHLRTMEIGDLALIYHTGKERQIVGVAEIISKPYADPALDDAKRVVVDVQAIRKVTQPVTLAKIKQDANWENFDLLRLPRLSVVPVSELHWQRLLELASIYQLI, via the coding sequence ATGGCGTATTGGCTGCTGAAAACCGAACCGGATAATTATTCCTACTTTGATTTACAAAAAGACGGCAATACAGTTTGGGATGGTGTGAACAATCCCCTTGCCCTTAAGCATCTGCGAACAATGGAGATTGGGGACTTAGCGTTGATTTATCACACAGGCAAAGAACGGCAAATCGTCGGTGTAGCGGAAATAATCAGTAAACCTTATGCCGATCCAGCATTAGATGATGCCAAACGGGTGGTTGTGGATGTGCAGGCAATCAGAAAAGTAACCCAACCCGTAACGCTAGCTAAAATTAAGCAGGATGCTAATTGGGAAAACTTTGACTTGCTACGTCTTCCTCGATTGTCGGTAGTTCCGGTGTCAGAGTTGCATTGGCAGCGTTTGTTGGAATTAGCAAGCATCTACCAATTAATTTAA
- a CDS encoding GAF domain-containing protein — translation MQKPRSGYTIFPINAVISTVNRISLHGKAIIFTVALGTLPVLGIKTFAYYVVNQSQTKQIIYAKEDKANLLIDNVNSFMQRRYGDIQIFSKMQLLQNRKLRETVTCEQIQARLNNYLSIENSYESIAVLDINGNVIVESKGQLIPNQKNEDYFQTVLKTNTPYISQPLTRKNGDKPQIYMAAPVKDSETSQTIYIIRTVIPVKSLEKALNIPLISQDDYDLIDASGKIFLCKANIDVGKNVKEVIPEWKQMQAENQANARILFNKNEKIEELVTYVPWETIEGLPPLKWNLALSTDTAIAFEPSRILLHILGIGTVVVTLLSGAIATIIAHRLTLPIRIASMAVKKLGQGNLDTRIFIKGEDELATLVSNINQMAQQLQDLLYQQTAEAEQLKLFTNTLISIRQSLYSEDLFNITVTQARQALKADRVVIYHFSDKGSGQVIAESVAPDLPEALGETIEDACISPELIEAYRNGRVLAVNNVFQANFAPAHLALMERLQIKAHLITPIIQNNKLFGFLIAHHCQKPQVWQTYEINFLSQLAAQVGLTLERVSLLETTRAQKDLAIHLSETFNLENIYNLAVQDIQKALKADRAVIYKFDDNLHGKIIAESVAAGFPKALGADIHDPCLPNYIEKYRQDRVVAINNIYQADLTQCHIQQLQPFAVKANLVAPIIMGDKVLGLLIAHQCSQPRVWQQSEIDLFEQFARIVGLSLERANLLEQTVKRRDVAEKFSEQEHQQKEKLQLQLQELLVQIEGASRGDLTVRAEVTSGEIGTVADFFNSIVESLREIVTQVKLTATQVNQAIAGNSGAIDQLATQALKQSEEISHTLDSVEQMRLSIKEVAKSANIAAEVARNASHTAKTGGTTMDFTVENILSLRQTLGETAKKVKRLGESSQQISRVVSLINQIAQQTNLLAINTGIEAVRAGQAGQSFSVIAEEVASLAGKCTTATNEIEGIVANIQFETTEVVKAIELGTAQVVQGTHLVGHSKQSLSKIFNVCHQIDDLVQSISAATISQVQTSTEVTNLMKEMVKVSQMTSKSSHQVSLSLQTTLDISHKLQASVGTFKVD, via the coding sequence TTGCAGAAACCCAGAAGCGGTTATACTATTTTTCCAATAAATGCTGTAATTTCAACTGTAAATCGAATAAGTTTACATGGCAAAGCGATTATTTTTACTGTCGCTCTGGGTACGTTACCAGTATTAGGAATAAAAACATTTGCTTATTACGTAGTCAACCAATCGCAAACAAAGCAAATTATTTACGCTAAAGAAGACAAAGCCAATCTATTGATAGATAATGTCAACAGTTTTATGCAAAGACGATATGGAGATATTCAGATTTTTTCCAAAATGCAATTATTACAAAATCGCAAATTGAGAGAAACTGTAACTTGCGAACAGATACAAGCACGACTGAATAACTATTTAAGTATTGAAAATAGTTATGAAAGCATTGCTGTGTTGGATATTAATGGTAATGTAATTGTCGAATCAAAAGGACAATTGATTCCTAACCAAAAAAACGAGGACTATTTTCAAACAGTACTCAAAACCAACACACCTTATATTAGCCAACCCTTAACCAGAAAAAATGGAGATAAGCCGCAAATTTACATGGCTGCTCCTGTCAAAGATAGCGAGACAAGTCAAACTATCTATATCATCCGTACAGTCATACCTGTGAAGTCTTTAGAAAAGGCATTAAATATACCCTTAATTAGTCAGGATGATTACGATCTAATAGATGCTTCCGGAAAAATTTTCCTGTGTAAAGCAAATATAGATGTAGGTAAAAATGTTAAAGAAGTGATTCCTGAGTGGAAACAAATGCAAGCAGAAAATCAAGCAAATGCTCGCATATTGTTTAACAAAAACGAGAAGATTGAGGAATTAGTAACTTATGTGCCTTGGGAAACAATAGAAGGTTTGCCTCCTTTAAAATGGAACTTAGCTCTGAGTACCGATACAGCGATCGCTTTTGAGCCATCGAGAATATTATTGCATATACTGGGGATTGGGACAGTCGTCGTAACATTATTATCAGGTGCGATCGCCACAATTATTGCTCACCGTCTAACATTGCCAATTCGGATTGCGAGTATGGCAGTAAAAAAATTGGGTCAAGGCAATCTTGATACCCGTATTTTTATAAAAGGAGAAGACGAACTCGCTACTTTGGTTTCTAACATCAATCAGATGGCACAGCAATTGCAAGACTTGCTATATCAACAAACAGCAGAGGCTGAACAATTAAAGTTGTTCACTAACACTTTAATCTCGATTCGCCAATCTCTTTATTCCGAAGACTTATTCAACATAACAGTAACACAAGCTCGACAAGCATTAAAAGCGGATCGAGTAGTCATCTATCACTTTAGCGACAAAGGAAGTGGACAAGTCATAGCCGAATCCGTTGCTCCTGATTTACCTGAAGCTTTAGGAGAGACAATTGAAGATGCCTGTATTAGTCCGGAACTAATAGAAGCTTACAGAAATGGTCGGGTTTTGGCTGTCAATAATGTCTTTCAAGCGAACTTTGCTCCTGCACATCTAGCGTTAATGGAACGTTTGCAAATCAAAGCACATTTGATAACCCCAATTATCCAAAATAATAAATTATTTGGCTTTTTAATTGCTCATCACTGTCAAAAACCTCAAGTTTGGCAAACCTATGAAATTAATTTTTTGAGCCAATTGGCAGCTCAAGTCGGACTTACTTTAGAACGTGTGAGTTTACTAGAGACAACACGGGCACAAAAAGACCTTGCCATCCATTTGTCTGAAACTTTCAACTTAGAAAATATCTATAATTTAGCGGTTCAAGATATCCAAAAAGCTTTAAAAGCAGACCGAGCAGTTATTTATAAATTTGATGATAATTTGCACGGAAAAATAATTGCTGAATCAGTAGCTGCTGGTTTTCCTAAAGCTTTAGGGGCAGACATTCATGACCCTTGTTTACCAAATTATATTGAAAAATATCGCCAAGATCGTGTTGTAGCAATCAACAATATTTACCAAGCCGATCTAACTCAATGTCACATTCAACAACTTCAACCATTCGCAGTCAAAGCTAATTTGGTAGCACCAATTATTATGGGTGATAAAGTGCTAGGCTTGCTAATTGCTCATCAATGTTCCCAACCCCGTGTGTGGCAACAGTCAGAAATCGATTTGTTTGAGCAATTTGCCAGAATTGTAGGTCTAAGTTTAGAGCGAGCGAATCTTTTAGAGCAAACAGTAAAAAGACGCGATGTAGCAGAAAAATTTTCCGAACAAGAACATCAACAAAAAGAAAAACTGCAACTGCAACTACAAGAACTGCTAGTTCAGATTGAAGGAGCATCCAGAGGTGACTTGACAGTGCGTGCTGAAGTTACTTCAGGGGAAATAGGCACTGTCGCTGACTTTTTCAATTCTATTGTGGAAAGTTTGCGGGAGATTGTCACCCAAGTAAAACTTACCGCTACTCAGGTGAATCAAGCGATCGCCGGAAATTCTGGAGCAATTGATCAACTTGCAACTCAAGCACTTAAACAATCAGAAGAAATCAGCCACACTTTAGATTCCGTTGAGCAAATGAGGCTTTCGATTAAAGAGGTCGCAAAAAGTGCAAATATTGCCGCAGAAGTTGCCCGTAATGCTTCTCACACTGCTAAAACTGGCGGCACGACAATGGATTTCACAGTAGAAAATATCTTGAGTCTGCGACAAACTTTAGGGGAAACTGCTAAAAAAGTCAAGCGTCTGGGGGAATCTTCGCAGCAAATTTCTCGCGTGGTGTCATTGATTAATCAAATTGCCCAGCAAACCAACTTATTAGCCATTAACACTGGCATTGAAGCGGTACGTGCTGGTCAAGCAGGTCAAAGTTTTAGTGTAATTGCTGAAGAAGTCGCCAGTCTAGCAGGTAAGTGTACCACAGCAACTAATGAAATTGAAGGAATTGTTGCCAATATTCAATTTGAAACCACCGAAGTGGTTAAGGCTATAGAATTAGGAACCGCACAGGTGGTTCAAGGCACGCATCTTGTTGGGCATAGCAAACAAAGTTTGAGTAAAATTTTTAATGTATGTCACCAAATTGATGACTTGGTGCAGTCGATTTCTGCTGCAACAATATCTCAAGTGCAAACGTCTACAGAAGTTACTAATCTCATGAAAGAAATGGTCAAAGTATCGCAAATGACGAGCAAGTCATCTCACCAAGTTTCCCTTTCTCTGCAAACAACATTAGATATTTCTCATAAATTGCAAGCTAGTGTTGGTACTTTCAAAGTCGATTAA
- a CDS encoding response regulator — protein MNTFPIFRYRISQQLQPLSLLSQITSNSSTSCLQVFSAEESWLIYVEKGKLVYACYLNNMFELLDKKLQHLSQEILTLNSETNQQLRAIFETGVENQITPRPDYMAICWLVEHKYISSEQASILIKELALEVLKSFLTLDEGNYEITPESFLNNMPKFCYLDVPSLVEQCQNKSANPKNIESAVSQLSDFQPLNHIQPPAETKIGQELLQQSIIIDNNIPNQQEQYTNEKIYTIVCIDDSLTVLNVMKLFLDDQIFSVIGINDPLKALTQVIRSKPDLILLDVEMPNIGGYEFCRLLRKHSYFKTTPIIMVTGRTGFKDRAKAKIVRSSGYLTKPFTKAELLKIVFQNIG, from the coding sequence ATGAATACGTTTCCTATCTTTAGATACAGAATCTCACAGCAATTACAACCTTTATCTCTATTAAGTCAAATAACCAGTAATTCTTCTACTTCTTGTTTGCAAGTATTTAGTGCTGAAGAATCTTGGTTAATCTATGTAGAGAAGGGAAAACTAGTTTATGCCTGCTATTTAAATAATATGTTTGAGCTGCTTGATAAAAAATTGCAGCACTTGAGTCAAGAAATTCTTACTTTAAATAGTGAAACTAATCAGCAGTTGCGTGCGATATTTGAAACTGGTGTTGAAAACCAAATAACACCACGTCCAGATTATATGGCTATTTGCTGGTTAGTCGAGCATAAATACATTAGCTCCGAACAAGCAAGTATCCTCATCAAGGAATTGGCATTAGAAGTCTTGAAGTCATTTCTTACTTTAGACGAGGGTAATTATGAAATTACTCCTGAAAGCTTCTTGAACAATATGCCAAAGTTCTGTTATTTAGATGTGCCTTCATTAGTTGAACAGTGTCAAAACAAATCAGCAAATCCGAAAAATATCGAGTCAGCAGTTTCTCAACTGTCGGATTTTCAACCTTTAAACCATATTCAACCACCGGCTGAAACAAAAATTGGACAAGAATTGTTACAACAAAGCATTATTATAGATAATAATATTCCTAACCAACAGGAGCAATATACAAACGAAAAAATTTACACAATCGTCTGTATCGATGATAGTTTAACTGTCTTGAATGTTATGAAACTATTTTTAGACGATCAAATATTTTCTGTTATTGGAATTAACGATCCATTGAAAGCTTTAACACAAGTCATCCGCAGCAAACCAGATTTAATTTTGCTAGATGTTGAAATGCCGAATATAGGCGGTTATGAATTCTGTCGTTTATTACGTAAACATTCATATTTCAAAACTACACCTATAATAATGGTGACAGGAAGAACAGGTTTTAAAGATAGAGCAAAGGCAAAAATAGTTAGGTCTTCCGGCTATTTGACCAAACCTTTTACAAAAGCTGAGTTATTGAAAATAGTATTTCAAAATATTGGTTAA
- a CDS encoding SIMPL domain-containing protein — protein MNRAVLAGSRFNAGNLWKTLPFVLIACISFSQPGLAEQKERMFRTLTVTGRGIESIPTTLSLVNLGVEVQGKTAQDVQQEAARKSSAVVALLKSRNVDKLQTTGIRLNPVYSYNNNVQRITGYAATNTVSFRIATEKAGTLLDEAVKVGATQINSVSFVASDEAIAQAQKQALRKATQEAQQQADAVFASLGFKSKEIVSIQVNNANAPTPPPIAYRSAKLEAQDASTPVVGGEQEVDASVTLQISY, from the coding sequence ATGAATAGAGCCGTTTTAGCTGGTTCTCGGTTTAATGCTGGCAATTTGTGGAAAACACTGCCTTTCGTCTTGATTGCATGTATAAGTTTTAGTCAACCAGGGTTGGCAGAACAAAAAGAAAGAATGTTCCGAACTCTCACCGTTACTGGTCGCGGGATCGAATCAATTCCGACAACTTTGTCTCTAGTAAATCTAGGTGTGGAAGTTCAGGGTAAAACTGCACAGGATGTACAACAAGAGGCTGCCCGGAAATCATCAGCCGTGGTAGCGTTGCTCAAGAGCCGGAATGTAGATAAATTACAAACCACGGGTATTAGACTTAACCCAGTTTATAGCTACAACAATAATGTACAGCGAATTACAGGATATGCGGCTACGAATACTGTGAGTTTTCGTATTGCTACTGAGAAAGCTGGTACATTATTAGACGAAGCGGTAAAGGTGGGAGCGACGCAGATTAATAGTGTTAGTTTTGTGGCTAGTGATGAAGCGATCGCTCAAGCCCAAAAACAAGCACTCAGAAAAGCTACCCAAGAAGCTCAACAACAAGCTGATGCCGTTTTTGCTTCTTTAGGTTTTAAATCCAAAGAAATAGTCAGTATTCAAGTTAATAATGCAAATGCACCCACCCCACCACCTATTGCATATCGTAGCGCCAAGTTAGAAGCACAAGATGCTTCTACCCCCGTTGTTGGTGGTGAACAAGAAGTAGACGCATCGGTAACACTGCAAATTAGTTATTAG
- a CDS encoding single-stranded DNA-binding protein: MSINVVTLVGRVGTDPDIKYFQDSTNVVCKLTLAVNRRSRNKDEPDWFNLEIWGRTAEIAANYAKKGSLIGVTGSLKFEYWQDRNTGVTRSKPVIKVDRLDLLGSKRDADDMGDDNFS; encoded by the coding sequence ATGAGTATCAACGTTGTGACTTTGGTTGGTCGTGTTGGCACTGACCCAGATATCAAGTATTTCCAGGATTCTACTAACGTTGTTTGTAAGCTGACGCTAGCGGTGAATCGGCGATCGCGTAACAAAGATGAACCGGACTGGTTTAATTTGGAAATATGGGGCAGAACTGCCGAAATTGCAGCTAATTACGCGAAGAAGGGCAGTTTGATTGGTGTCACGGGTTCTTTAAAGTTTGAATATTGGCAAGATCGCAACACCGGAGTAACCCGCTCTAAACCTGTAATTAAAGTCGATAGGCTTGATTTATTAGGTTCCAAACGGGATGCAGATGATATGGGGGATGACAATTTCTCATGA
- a CDS encoding rod shape-determining protein: MGIDLGTANTLVYVSGKGIVLQEPSVVAIDQNEKVALAVGEEAKKMLGRTPGNVIALRPLRDGVIADFDTAELMLKSFIQRVNEGKSLVLPRIVIGIPSGVTGVERRAVMDAATQAGAREVYLIDEPVAAAIGAGLPVAEPTGNMIIDIGGGTTEVAVLSLQGTVISESVRIAGDELTESIMQYMKKVHNLVIGERTAEDIKISIGSAYPTHEDEEAMMEVRGLHLLSGLPRTVTIKGPEIRESMAEPLSVIIEAVKRTLERTPPELAADIIDRGIMLAGGGALLKGLDTLVSHETGIVTHVAADPLSCVVLGTGRVLENFKQLERVFSGRSRNM; encoded by the coding sequence ATGGGTATCGACCTCGGTACCGCCAACACCCTAGTTTATGTATCTGGTAAAGGTATTGTACTCCAAGAGCCTTCAGTAGTTGCCATCGATCAAAACGAAAAGGTAGCACTGGCAGTTGGAGAAGAAGCCAAAAAAATGCTTGGTCGGACACCGGGAAATGTGATTGCCCTACGCCCCTTGCGCGATGGTGTAATCGCTGACTTCGATACAGCCGAGTTAATGCTAAAAAGCTTTATTCAGCGTGTAAATGAAGGCAAATCTCTGGTTTTACCACGGATTGTCATTGGTATTCCCAGTGGAGTCACAGGGGTAGAACGACGAGCCGTAATGGATGCAGCCACCCAAGCAGGTGCAAGAGAAGTTTATTTAATCGATGAGCCAGTAGCAGCGGCAATTGGTGCAGGTTTACCTGTTGCTGAACCGACTGGAAACATGATTATCGATATTGGTGGTGGCACAACAGAAGTAGCAGTGCTGAGTCTCCAAGGTACGGTGATCTCCGAATCAGTTCGCATCGCTGGTGATGAACTGACCGAATCGATCATGCAGTATATGAAAAAAGTTCATAACTTAGTGATTGGAGAACGAACCGCCGAAGATATCAAGATTAGCATTGGTTCAGCTTATCCGACTCATGAAGACGAAGAAGCGATGATGGAAGTCCGAGGTTTACACCTGCTTTCTGGACTACCGCGCACTGTGACCATCAAAGGTCCAGAAATTCGTGAAAGTATGGCGGAACCGCTTTCAGTAATTATTGAAGCTGTGAAGCGTACACTAGAACGCACACCTCCAGAACTGGCGGCAGACATTATCGATCGGGGCATTATGTTAGCCGGTGGTGGCGCTTTGCTGAAAGGTTTGGATACACTAGTTAGTCATGAAACAGGGATTGTTACCCACGTAGCGGCTGACCCTTTGAGCTGTGTTGTGCTGGGAACAGGGCGTGTATTAGAGAACTTCAAGCAGTTGGAACGTGTTTTCAGCGGACGTTCTCGCAATATGTAA
- the mreC gene encoding rod shape-determining protein MreC, giving the protein MFTSRRWWERKGLQIGLLGLVVGGAWMLRQTQGGLLLGMYEEMTRPLQMLHIGSTQEERVKDARVLELKTRVEDLESQNKKLKDLLGYIEKEPPAARPIPARVVGRGADHWWQQVTINRGASAGIQEGYIVKAEGGLVGLVEKVTDNSSRVLLISDLKSQVGVTISRTGAKGVLRGDASADGVLEFYEKVPNVKPGDLVSTSNYSQKFPSGWAVGRVKSLNLKKLPASVATIELFPAIRSLDWVTVYPKPENQVPEIQQQAKPESTDKKPQ; this is encoded by the coding sequence ATGTTTACTTCGCGTCGCTGGTGGGAGCGGAAAGGATTACAAATCGGGCTGCTAGGTTTAGTAGTTGGTGGCGCTTGGATGCTTCGACAAACTCAAGGCGGTCTTCTGCTGGGTATGTATGAAGAAATGACCCGTCCGTTGCAAATGTTGCACATCGGTTCAACTCAAGAAGAACGTGTTAAGGATGCGCGAGTGTTGGAGTTGAAAACGCGCGTCGAAGATTTGGAAAGCCAAAATAAAAAGCTAAAAGACTTACTAGGTTACATTGAAAAAGAACCACCAGCAGCCCGCCCAATTCCAGCGCGGGTGGTGGGACGCGGTGCCGACCACTGGTGGCAACAAGTAACTATCAATCGTGGAGCAAGCGCCGGCATTCAGGAAGGTTACATTGTCAAAGCTGAGGGTGGATTAGTAGGTTTAGTAGAAAAAGTGACTGACAATTCCAGCCGCGTGTTATTAATTAGCGATCTCAAGAGCCAAGTAGGTGTAACAATTAGCCGCACTGGAGCTAAGGGCGTTTTGCGTGGAGACGCTTCTGCTGATGGTGTGTTGGAATTTTATGAAAAAGTTCCCAACGTCAAGCCCGGAGATTTAGTTTCTACATCTAATTACAGTCAGAAGTTTCCTTCTGGCTGGGCAGTAGGACGAGTAAAATCTCTAAATTTGAAGAAACTCCCAGCATCAGTCGCAACAATTGAACTTTTCCCGGCAATTCGGTCTTTAGATTGGGTAACTGTATACCCCAAGCCAGAAAACCAAGTGCCAGAAATTCAACAGCAAGCAAAACCTGAATCCACAGATAAAAAACCGCAATAG
- the mreD gene encoding rod shape-determining protein MreD produces MKIPAFGRSRQQKPKSPERKSSPKSQSKPPSKPKIKPVSQWNPQLRQVLDLTVTVGSVLICLMMLPTRLPGMELLGIGPNWLLIWVVSWSVKRTVFQGALAGIVLGLLQDAMTSPNPSHAISLGIVGMITGFLQKQRFIQEDFISIALIVFGMTVFEETIFASLLVWMGDRNVQDIWTYYQKVALASAILSSLWAPVLYYPLNRWWQQIKLAQS; encoded by the coding sequence ATGAAGATTCCTGCATTTGGTCGCAGCAGGCAGCAAAAGCCAAAATCGCCAGAGCGAAAATCGTCACCGAAATCGCAATCGAAGCCGCCATCGAAACCGAAGATTAAGCCTGTTTCTCAATGGAATCCCCAGTTGCGTCAAGTGTTAGATTTGACGGTGACGGTCGGTTCTGTACTAATATGTTTAATGATGTTGCCAACCCGCCTTCCTGGTATGGAATTGTTGGGAATTGGACCTAACTGGCTGTTGATTTGGGTAGTATCTTGGAGCGTGAAGCGCACGGTTTTTCAAGGAGCATTAGCAGGTATAGTTTTGGGGCTGCTTCAAGATGCAATGACATCGCCCAACCCCAGTCATGCTATTAGTCTGGGGATAGTGGGAATGATTACTGGCTTTTTGCAAAAACAGCGTTTTATCCAAGAAGACTTTATTTCTATTGCCTTAATTGTCTTTGGAATGACAGTTTTTGAAGAAACTATTTTTGCGTCGTTATTAGTTTGGATGGGCGATCGCAATGTCCAAGACATTTGGACATATTACCAAAAAGTTGCCCTTGCCTCTGCTATTCTCAGTAGTCTCTGGGCACCAGTGCTTTATTATCCCTTAAATCGGTGGTGGCAGCAAATAAAATTGGCACAGTCATGA
- a CDS encoding ester cyclase, translated as MSKQDNITATQHLGEAINSGNLDALHKVFAPTVVDRDPASDQGPGPEGFIHFFTGFRAAFPDLNIAVEQLVADDNVAIAYTITGTHQGDFLGIPATGRQIKAPHDCANFICCHHRFKG; from the coding sequence ATGAGTAAGCAAGATAACATTACCGCGACGCAGCACCTCGGCGAGGCAATCAACAGTGGAAATCTTGATGCATTGCACAAAGTATTTGCACCTACGGTTGTTGATCGCGATCCAGCATCCGATCAGGGTCCAGGACCGGAGGGCTTCATACACTTCTTCACAGGATTCCGCGCTGCCTTTCCAGACCTGAACATCGCTGTGGAGCAATTGGTTGCCGACGACAATGTGGCGATCGCCTACACGATTACGGGCACTCATCAGGGTGACTTCTTAGGTATCCCGGCGACGGGTCGGCAGATCAAAGCCCCTCATGACTGTGCCAATTTTATTTGCTGCCACCACCGATTTAAGGGATAA